One region of Arthrobacter sp. StoSoilB22 genomic DNA includes:
- a CDS encoding L-serine ammonia-lyase: MAVGVFDLFTVGIGPSSSHTVGPMRAGAVFARELRESGVLESVAGLRVDLYGSLAATGKGHGTFTAVLLGLEGFDPEKILPAEVEERLASIADTGKLNLAGGILLDYTLEDMVLHPLTVLPRHTNGMKFQVCDAEGNVVREATFFSVGGGFIVREGEEDAALEDLEESKKELPLPFRTAAELMGRCSSKGLGISDIMFINERASRSEEEIREGLLHIWAVMEACVETSLKREGVLPGGLKVRRRSPDWLERLLKEDKDRNDPKYWQEWVNLIALAVNEENASGGRVVTAPTNGAAGIIPAVLYYALNYAPGMDKATQRDRDDVVVKFLLAAGAVGVLYKEQASISGAEVGCQGEVGSASSMAAAGLAEVMGGTPGQVENAAEIAMEHNLGLTCDPIGGLVQIPCIERNAIAAAKAINAAKMALWGDGTHRVSLDEVIVTMRETGKDMSHKYKETAMGGLAVNVVEC; encoded by the coding sequence ATGGCCGTTGGGGTCTTTGATCTGTTTACTGTGGGTATTGGCCCGTCGAGTTCTCATACTGTGGGGCCGATGCGGGCCGGGGCGGTGTTTGCCCGGGAGCTCCGTGAGTCCGGGGTGCTCGAATCCGTTGCAGGCTTGCGGGTTGATCTCTACGGCTCCTTGGCCGCCACGGGCAAGGGACACGGGACGTTCACAGCTGTCTTGCTTGGACTTGAGGGCTTCGACCCCGAAAAGATCCTGCCCGCTGAGGTAGAGGAGCGGCTGGCATCCATTGCTGACACGGGCAAGCTCAATCTGGCCGGCGGGATCCTCCTCGACTACACCCTGGAGGATATGGTTCTTCATCCGTTGACGGTGTTGCCGCGGCATACGAATGGGATGAAGTTTCAGGTCTGTGATGCTGAGGGGAACGTGGTGCGGGAGGCGACGTTCTTTTCGGTGGGTGGTGGGTTCATTGTTCGGGAGGGTGAGGAAGACGCGGCTCTGGAGGATCTTGAGGAGTCGAAGAAGGAGTTGCCGTTGCCGTTTAGGACGGCGGCGGAGTTGATGGGCCGGTGTTCGTCCAAGGGGTTGGGCATTAGCGACATCATGTTCATCAATGAGCGTGCCAGCAGGTCTGAGGAGGAGATCCGTGAGGGTCTTCTGCATATTTGGGCCGTGATGGAGGCCTGTGTTGAAACGTCGTTGAAGCGTGAGGGTGTGTTGCCTGGGGGTTTGAAGGTTCGTCGTCGTTCTCCTGATTGGTTGGAGCGGCTCCTGAAGGAGGACAAGGACCGGAATGATCCGAAGTATTGGCAGGAGTGGGTGAATTTGATCGCGTTGGCGGTCAATGAGGAGAACGCTTCCGGTGGCCGGGTGGTGACGGCGCCGACTAATGGTGCGGCGGGCATTATTCCGGCGGTGTTGTATTACGCGTTGAACTATGCCCCGGGCATGGACAAAGCTACCCAGCGGGACCGGGATGATGTGGTGGTGAAGTTCCTGCTCGCTGCTGGTGCTGTGGGGGTTTTGTATAAGGAGCAGGCGTCCATTTCGGGTGCTGAGGTGGGGTGTCAGGGTGAGGTGGGGTCGGCGTCGTCGATGGCTGCTGCCGGGTTGGCGGAGGTGATGGGCGGTACGCCGGGTCAGGTGGAGAACGCGGCGGAGATCGCCATGGAGCATAATTTGGGGCTGACGTGTGATCCGATCGGGGGGTTGGTGCAGATTCCGTGTATTGAGCGGAACGCGATCGCGGCGGCGAAGGCCATCAACGCGGCGAAGATGGCGTTGTGGGGGGATGGGACGCATCGGGTGTCGTTGGATGAGGTGATCGTGACCATGCGGGAGACGGGCAAGGACATGTCCCATAAGTACAAGGAAACCGCGATGGGCGGCCTGGCCGTCAACGTCGTCGAATGCTAA
- the glyA gene encoding serine hydroxymethyltransferase, with protein sequence MNPVSVTDYQQVVSASLDAQLAELDPEIAAKIDDELGRQRDGLEMIASENHTAVAVMQAQGSVLTNKYAEGYPGKRYYGGCEHVDVIEQLAIDRLKALFGAEYANVQPHSGAQANASVMHALIKPGDTIMGLNLAHGGHLTHGMRINFSGKLYNVVPYGVRENTHTVDMAEVEALAQEHKPALIVAGWSAYARQLDFAEFRRIADSVGAYLMVDMAHFAGLVAAGLHPSPVPHAHVTTSTTHKTLAGPRGGIILSNDADIAKKINSAVFPGQQGGPLEHVIAGKAVAFKIAASEEFRERQERVLAGSRILAERLIQEDVAAKGISVVSGGTDVHLVLVDLRNCELNGQQAEDRLAAIDITVNRNAVPFDPRPPMVTSGLRIGTPALATRGFGEAAFREVADIIAEVLIADADADLSGLRRRVDVLAKAHPLYPGVANLSQ encoded by the coding sequence GTGAACCCGGTATCTGTAACTGACTACCAGCAGGTGGTGTCGGCGTCGTTGGACGCACAGCTCGCCGAGCTGGACCCCGAGATCGCTGCGAAGATCGACGACGAACTGGGTCGCCAGCGCGACGGCCTGGAAATGATCGCGTCCGAGAACCACACAGCCGTCGCTGTGATGCAGGCTCAGGGCTCGGTGCTGACCAACAAGTACGCCGAAGGCTACCCGGGCAAGCGCTACTACGGTGGCTGCGAACACGTCGACGTGATCGAGCAGCTGGCTATTGACCGTCTAAAGGCATTGTTCGGCGCCGAGTACGCGAACGTGCAGCCGCACTCCGGTGCACAGGCGAACGCCTCGGTGATGCACGCGCTGATCAAGCCGGGCGACACCATCATGGGCCTGAACCTCGCCCACGGCGGCCACCTGACCCACGGTATGCGCATCAACTTCTCCGGCAAGCTCTACAACGTGGTTCCGTACGGGGTCCGCGAGAACACCCACACAGTGGACATGGCCGAGGTTGAGGCTTTGGCCCAGGAGCACAAGCCCGCGCTCATCGTTGCCGGCTGGTCCGCATATGCGCGGCAGCTGGACTTCGCTGAATTCCGCCGGATCGCTGATTCTGTGGGGGCCTACCTGATGGTGGATATGGCCCACTTCGCCGGGCTGGTGGCCGCCGGGCTACACCCGTCCCCGGTCCCGCACGCGCACGTCACCACCTCCACCACGCACAAGACCCTCGCCGGTCCGCGTGGCGGAATCATCCTCTCCAACGATGCCGACATCGCCAAGAAGATCAACTCGGCCGTCTTTCCGGGCCAGCAAGGCGGACCGCTGGAGCACGTGATCGCAGGCAAGGCCGTAGCGTTCAAGATCGCCGCCTCCGAGGAGTTCCGTGAGCGTCAGGAACGAGTGCTTGCCGGATCCCGGATCCTCGCCGAGCGCCTAATCCAGGAAGATGTGGCAGCCAAGGGCATCTCCGTGGTGTCCGGCGGAACAGATGTGCACCTGGTTCTCGTGGACCTGCGCAACTGCGAACTCAACGGCCAACAAGCCGAAGACCGGCTTGCCGCGATCGATATCACCGTCAACCGCAACGCCGTCCCGTTCGACCCGCGCCCGCCCATGGTCACCTCCGGCCTCCGCATCGGCACCCCGGCGTTGGCTACGCGCGGATTCGGCGAAGCAGCCTTCCGGGAGGTCGCGGACATCATCGCCGAAGTGTTGATCGCCGACGCCGATGCCGACCTTTCCGGGTTGAGGCGCCGGGTTGATGTTCTTGCGAAGGCGCACCCGCTGTACCCGGGTGTCGCTAACCTCTCGCAGTAG
- the gcvH gene encoding glycine cleavage system protein GcvH, with protein MSKVVAELKYSAEHEWVAVDGDGPVGIGISAVAADALGDIVYVDLPEVGSTVTAGETCGEVESTKSVSDLYSPVTGEVTEINDAVVSDPALINNDPYGAGWLFKVAATEEGPLMSAEEYAATNGGEL; from the coding sequence ATGAGCAAGGTAGTTGCTGAATTGAAGTACTCGGCTGAGCACGAGTGGGTTGCCGTCGATGGGGACGGGCCGGTGGGGATCGGGATTTCCGCGGTTGCCGCTGATGCCTTGGGCGACATTGTGTATGTGGACCTGCCCGAGGTTGGTTCCACTGTGACCGCGGGGGAGACCTGCGGCGAGGTGGAATCCACCAAGTCCGTGTCCGATCTGTACTCGCCCGTGACGGGGGAGGTGACCGAGATCAACGACGCCGTTGTCAGCGATCCGGCGCTCATCAACAACGATCCCTACGGTGCAGGCTGGCTGTTCAAGGTGGCCGCAACGGAAGAAGGGCCGCTCATGTCGGCCGAAGAATACGCTGCAACGAACGGTGGAGAACTGTGA
- the gcvT gene encoding glycine cleavage system aminomethyltransferase GcvT has translation MSENYTALYEQHKKAGASFTDFGGWQMPLKYESELAEHHAVRKSAGLFDLSHMGEVWVSGPDAAAFLDYALVGKLSAIAVGKAKYSLICNADGGIIDDLITYRRPSPEEDVDRYLVVPNAGNAKVVAAALKDRSAGFDVVVEDASAETSLIAVQGPNAEAILLALVPTEQHALVTELKYYAAAEVGITFDGGTQDLLLARTGYTGEDGFEIYLPNVDAPGLWEALLDAGEGHGLIPAGLAARDSLRLEAGMPLYGNELSRHVNAYAAGLGPVVSLAKESDFIGRDALTAIKAAGVGSTLGQKLVGLKGAGRRAARAHYSVLKDGSLIGEVTSGQPSPTLGYPIALAYVDVEHSKPGTMVDVDLRGKAEAFEVVQLPFYKRQK, from the coding sequence ATGTCTGAGAATTACACCGCTCTCTACGAGCAACACAAAAAGGCCGGCGCGTCCTTCACCGACTTCGGTGGCTGGCAGATGCCCCTCAAATACGAATCCGAGCTCGCCGAGCACCACGCAGTCCGCAAGTCGGCAGGCCTGTTCGACCTCTCCCACATGGGAGAAGTCTGGGTGTCCGGCCCCGACGCGGCTGCTTTCCTGGACTACGCGCTGGTGGGCAAGCTGTCCGCCATCGCGGTGGGCAAAGCCAAGTACTCACTGATCTGCAACGCAGACGGTGGCATCATCGATGACCTCATTACCTACCGCCGGCCCTCTCCCGAAGAAGACGTGGACAGGTACCTGGTGGTGCCCAACGCCGGGAACGCGAAGGTAGTCGCTGCCGCGCTGAAGGATCGTTCGGCCGGTTTCGACGTCGTGGTGGAAGACGCGTCAGCCGAGACATCGCTGATCGCCGTGCAGGGTCCGAACGCCGAAGCGATCCTGCTTGCTCTGGTCCCGACAGAGCAGCACGCTCTGGTCACCGAGCTGAAGTACTACGCGGCCGCGGAGGTGGGCATTACTTTCGACGGCGGCACCCAGGACCTGCTGCTGGCCCGCACCGGCTACACCGGCGAGGATGGCTTCGAAATCTACCTCCCCAACGTCGATGCGCCTGGCCTCTGGGAAGCCCTGCTCGACGCCGGCGAAGGCCACGGTCTCATCCCCGCCGGACTCGCAGCCCGCGACTCCCTGCGCCTGGAAGCAGGAATGCCCCTCTACGGCAACGAGCTCTCCCGCCACGTCAACGCCTACGCCGCAGGGCTGGGCCCGGTGGTTTCCCTGGCCAAGGAAAGCGACTTCATTGGCCGCGATGCACTGACAGCCATCAAGGCCGCCGGCGTCGGATCCACTCTCGGCCAGAAGCTCGTGGGCCTCAAAGGCGCTGGACGCCGCGCCGCCCGCGCCCACTACTCGGTCCTCAAGGACGGTTCCCTGATCGGCGAAGTCACCTCCGGCCAGCCAAGCCCCACGCTCGGCTACCCGATCGCGTTGGCGTATGTCGACGTCGAACATTCAAAACCCGGCACGATGGTGGACGTCGACCTCCGCGGCAAGGCAGAAGCCTTCGAGGTTGTGCAGCTGCCGTTCTACAAGCGCCAAAAATAG